In the genome of bacterium, the window CCTGGCAAACCAACGGCTACAGCGGAGTGACCTTTCAGGACAACGGCTTCATCAGCTCCGGGTGGGAGGTGCCCAACAACAACTACGCGGGAGCGACTTCGATCTGGGTCGCGTTCCCGGGCGGGAACTACACCAACCAGATCCTGACCACCTACGGCATCACCCAGCACGAGCAGGTCACGCCCGCCCAGTGCATCACCGACACGCTGGCGCAGCTTGAACCGGTTCTGCCTGGGGTGACCGCGGCGTACAACGGCAAGGCCTGGGCCCATTTCGGCAGCAACGACCCCTGGGTGCAGGGTGGTTACTCGTACTGGCGGGTCGGCCAGGCGACGACCATCGGCGGCTACGAGGGGGTGCAGGAGGGCTACGTTCACTTCGGCGGAGAGCACACCAGCCATGACTTCCAGGGGTTCATGGAGGGCGCGACCACCAGCGGGGAGCGTTGCGCCAAGGAGATCGGGCCCAAGGGCTGACGCCTGAGGCTTGACGCGACCGGTCGACTGAGGGGGCCACGCTCGGCCCCCTCAGCACATGCATCGTCGGCGTCGAGACCATGGCGGCAGAAGGTCATGGGGTTGGCGCAGCGCGAACTGTGACGTTGCCCGACCGGGGCTGGCGCACAGTGGCTGCCCGAGGTCGGGCGTAAACGGCTACAAAGGAATCGTCGTGCTGCCTTTGGATCCGCCACGAGCGCCGGCGTCTGTTTTTGGAGTTGCCGCCACGCTCCTGCAGACCGGGGAGGAGACGTGACAGCGAAAGGTCGGCTGGCGCCCGGCGGCCAAAGCGTCAGCGGCGTGGTGCCGCGGCGGATGTTTGCGCAGGTGGTCCGTCAAGACCGCTTCGGCGATCCCCGCACGGCCTTTCAGATCGAGCAGGTGGCGGTCCCCGAGATCCGGCCGGACGAGGTCCTGATCCGGGTGATGGCCGCCGGGGTCAACTTCAACAACGTGTGGGCCGCACGCGGCGTCCCCATCGACGTGATCGCCAGCCGCCAGCGCGCGGGCGAGCCATGGGATTTCCACATCGGCGGCAGCGACGCATCCGGCGTCGTCCAAGCGGTGGGCTCGGCGGTGACCAATGTCCACGCCGACGACGAAGTCATCGTCCATCCCGGCTATTGGGACGCTGAGGATCCCTGGGTCAAGTCAGGCCGCGACCCGATGGTCAATGGTCGAATCTGGGGCTACGACACCAACTTCGGCTCCTTCGCCGAGTTCTGCGTCGCCCAGGGCCATCAGGTCCTGCCCAAGGCCGAGCACCTGACCTGGGAAGAGGCGGCGGCCCCCACGCTGGTCGGCACCACCGCCTACCGGATGCTCCACGGCTGGAGGGGCCATGAGGTGAAGCGGGGCGACGTGGTCCTCGTCTGGGGAGGCTCTGGCGGGTTGGGCGGCCAGGCCGTCCAGCTCTGCCGGCTGGCCGGCGCTCGCGCCGTGGCCGTGGTCTCCAGTGACGAGCGCGGCGAGTACTGCAAGCGGCTGGGAGCGGCCGGCTACGTCGACCGCAAGCAGTTCAATCACTGGGGCGTCCCACCCCATTGGGACGATGCCCAGGGGCAGAAGGCTTGGACCGGGGAGGCGCGCCGCTTCGGCAAGGCGATCTGGGAGGCACTCGGCGAGCGGCGCAATCCGGCGATCGTTTTCGAGCACCCCGGCGAGGAGACCATCCCAATTTCGATCTTCGTCTGCGAAGAGGGCGGCATGGTCGTCATCTGCGCCGGGACGACCGGCTACTCGGCGATGGTCGACGTCCGCTACCTGTGGGTGCGGCAGAAGCGCTTCCAGGGGTCGCACGGATGCAACGACGAGCAGGCGATTGCCTACAACGACCTCGTGCGCGCCGGGAAGATCGATCCCTGCCTGGGCCGCGTGGTGAAGTTCGAGGAGGTCGGCCAGGTCCACCATGAGATGGGCGAGGGCAGCGCGCCCGCGGGCAACACGGTCGTCCTTGTCGGCGCGGCGCAACCGGGGCTGGGCAGGCGCTCAGACAAGATCGTCGCGGATTGATGGCCGCGTCTGAGCCGGCGCCGGTGCTCGCGGAGCTGACCAAGGCAAAGGTGGTGGCCGTCGTCGGTGCATCGCCACGGAATGCGGCCGCCCAGGTCACGATCTCGAACCTGCGCCGGTTCGGCGCCGGCGGTCGTTGCTACGCGGTCCACCCAGGAGCGAGCTCGGACGCGGGTGCGATCCCGGTCGCCTCGCTGGCGGATATTCCGGAGCCCGTCGACCTGTGCGTCCCCCTGGTTGGAGCCGGCAGCCTGCTGAGCGTCGTGGACGCGGCGGCCGGGTTCGGTGTGAAGCGCTTCGTCATCCCAGGCGGTGGCGGGAACGAGGGCGGTCTGGAGATCGCGAACGACCTCAAGGCGCTGATCCGCGCGCGCGGCCTGAGCATCGTCGGGCCCAATTGCATGGGGTTCGTCTCGTTTCGGAACGGCCCGGCTCCCTACATCGGAAGCATCGAGCCGGGAGTGCAAGCCGGCCATGTCGGCCTGGTGTCCCACTCGGGATCGATCTGCGAGATCTGCACCGCCCTCCCATGGCGCATCGGGTTCTCTCACGTCATTTCGCTGGGCAACGAGTTCGGGCTCGACATGGCGGCGGCGCTGGAGTTCCTTGTCGCCGACGCCGAGACCAGAGTCATCGGGCTCTTCGTCGAAGGCATCCGGCGTCCTTCTGAGTTACGGGAGGGTCTGGAGGCGGCGGCGCGACTCGACAAGCCGGTGGTCGTCCTGAAGGTTGGCCGCTCCGCGATCGGCCGTTTGGGAGCGGCCTCGCACACGGGGTCCATGGTCGGCGACTGCGACGTTTTCAGCGGCGTGCTGCGGGCCGCCAACGCCATCGAGGTCCGCGACGTCGACCAGATGCTCGTGCTGCTGGAGATCCTGGGCAAGGGTCTGCTGCGGCCGGCGGGAAAGGTGGTCCTGGTCGGGGATTCGGGCGGCCAGGCCAACCTCTTTGCGGACCTCGCCTCGGATCACGGTGTCGATCTTCCCCGCCTGGGCGAGGACACCGCTTCTGAGCTGAGGCGTCTTTTTCCCAAGCTCCACCCCGCCGCGAATCCGCTCGACCTGTGGGCCCTGGGGCCCCCTCGGGAGGTCTATGACAAAGGCGTCTCAACGCTGCTCTCGGGAGAGCCCCATCTGACCGTGTTCGGCCTCGACAAGTTTCTTTCGACCAGTCAGGCGGGGCGCGACCTGGTCGCGGCGGCGCTCGCTGGGGTGAGCACGCCGGGCAGCGCTCTGCTCATGGCCTACGGCGGCTCGGACTCCGCCGACCCCGCTCTGCTGGAGGCGTGCTGGCGCCAGGGCATTGCCGTCACCAAAGGAGCGGACCTCACCCTCGCGGCGCTCGCTGCAGTGGACCGCTGGCATGCCTGGCGTGGCGGTTCCAAGACTCGGGACGGGGCGCGCGGAGCAGTCGAGGAGGCGGCGTTCGAAGCGCTCGCGGAGGCGCTTGGGGATGGTGAGCTTGCCTGGAGCGAGCACGCCTCGAAGCAATTGCTGCAACGCGTCGGCATACCGGTGCCGAACGAGGTCGAGGTCAGGACCGTGGACGCGGCGGTCGCCAGCGCCTCCGACATGGGCTATCCCGTCGCGATCAAGGCTTCCCGGCCGAATCTTCCGCATAAGAGCGACGGCAACGGCGTGCGGCTGAATCTGGGCTCGGAGGGGGCCGTCGCCGGTGCAGCGGCCGAATTGCTGGCCGCCTTTCCCGCCGTGTTGGTTTGCGAGCAGGTCTCAGCCGAGCTGGAGCTAATCGTCTCCGCCTTTTGCGATCCCGACTTTGGGCCCTGCTGCCTGGTTGGCGTGGGTGGATCCTGGGTCGAGATGCTCGGAGATCCCATCGTGGTCGCCGGTCCCGGATCGTTCGAGGCGGTCAGGCGCGCGCTCGCGTCTCGGCGCTGGGGCCGGCTCCTTCTCGACGGGGCCCGGGGACGCCAGTTTCCAGTCGACGCGGTGGCTGCAATCGTCCTCCGGCTGATTGGCGTGGTCGGAAGTGCCCGAGGCCGGGTCAAGGTGATCGAGGTGAATCCGCTGTTCGTGCGGGCGAACGGCGTGGTGGCGGTCGACGCGCTGGTGATTCCCGCATAAGGGAGGAAATCGTCATGTCAGGCGAGTGGGTCGTGCTCAGAGAGCGGATGGGTGCCGAAGACGTGCACTACGGTGGGAACCTGGTGGCCGGCGCGACCATGTTGAGGCTGTTCGGCGACCTCGTCACCCAGATTGCCATCGAGCAGGATGGGGACGAGGGATTGCTCGCCGGCTACGAGATGGTCGAGTTCCTCGCGCCGGTGTACGGCGGGGACTTCATCGAGGCGCGGGCTCGCCTGGTTCGGCTTGGCGAGACGTCACGGAAGTGCGAGTTCGAGGCCCGCAAGCTGGCACAGCTGCGTGCCGACATCTCCGACTCCGCGGCGGAGATGCTCGTCGAACCCGTGGTGGTGTGCCGGGCGGTCGGCACCACGGTCGTGAGAAAAGAGCGCCAGAGGCCTCTCGGCGCTCGGCCGTGACTCACCGGCAGCCTCCGGTGGGGCCGCGCCGGCACGAACCGGGAGGGGAGCCGTTGTCTTTCGGCGTTCTACGCGGGGATGCGGGACCTACTATTGCCGCACACGTGCCGACCGTCGCCGAGGTACTGGGGCTGGACGTCTTCCGCGAGGCTGAGGCTGAGGTGGTGGCCGGCCAGCGGAACCTCGGCGGTCGGGTGCGCTGGGTGCACATCGCGGAGATGCTCAATGTGGCGCATCTCCTGAAGGGCGGCGAACTCCTGCTGACCACCGGAATGGGTTTGCGCGGCGAGGATCCGCACCGGCAGGCCGAATACGTCGCCGAGCTGAAGCGAGCCGGTGTCGCGGGCGTGGTGATCGAGCTCGGGCCGACCCTTCCGCAGGTGCCTGCGTCCGTCGTCGAGGCCGCCGAGACGGAAGGGCTGCCCCTGATCGTGCTGCATCGCGAGACCCTTTACGTGGAGATCACCGAACAGGTCCACGCCAGCATCATCAACCGCCAGTACCAGCTGCTCGAGCGGGCTGACGAAATCACCCATACCTTCACTGAACTGCTCATCCACGGCGTGACGCGCGGCCACATCGTTCACAAACTGGCCGGCCTGGTCGACAATCCGGTCGTCCTCGAGGACGGTGCTCACCAGATCATCGAGTTTGCCCCTCAATCCGCGGCGACGGCTTCGCTGGTCGAGGGTTGGCACGCGCATTCGCGCCAGGCGCACACCTCAGTTCCCGGCGACGGACTCAAGGTGCGCATCGAGCAGACGGACCCGGTCTGCGCGTGGCTGCCGA includes:
- a CDS encoding CoA-binding protein; this encodes MAASEPAPVLAELTKAKVVAVVGASPRNAAAQVTISNLRRFGAGGRCYAVHPGASSDAGAIPVASLADIPEPVDLCVPLVGAGSLLSVVDAAAGFGVKRFVIPGGGGNEGGLEIANDLKALIRARGLSIVGPNCMGFVSFRNGPAPYIGSIEPGVQAGHVGLVSHSGSICEICTALPWRIGFSHVISLGNEFGLDMAAALEFLVADAETRVIGLFVEGIRRPSELREGLEAAARLDKPVVVLKVGRSAIGRLGAASHTGSMVGDCDVFSGVLRAANAIEVRDVDQMLVLLEILGKGLLRPAGKVVLVGDSGGQANLFADLASDHGVDLPRLGEDTASELRRLFPKLHPAANPLDLWALGPPREVYDKGVSTLLSGEPHLTVFGLDKFLSTSQAGRDLVAAALAGVSTPGSALLMAYGGSDSADPALLEACWRQGIAVTKGADLTLAALAAVDRWHAWRGGSKTRDGARGAVEEAAFEALAEALGDGELAWSEHASKQLLQRVGIPVPNEVEVRTVDAAVASASDMGYPVAIKASRPNLPHKSDGNGVRLNLGSEGAVAGAAAELLAAFPAVLVCEQVSAELELIVSAFCDPDFGPCCLVGVGGSWVEMLGDPIVVAGPGSFEAVRRALASRRWGRLLLDGARGRQFPVDAVAAIVLRLIGVVGSARGRVKVIEVNPLFVRANGVVAVDALVIPA
- a CDS encoding 3-aminobutyryl-CoA ammonia lyase; the protein is MSGEWVVLRERMGAEDVHYGGNLVAGATMLRLFGDLVTQIAIEQDGDEGLLAGYEMVEFLAPVYGGDFIEARARLVRLGETSRKCEFEARKLAQLRADISDSAAEMLVEPVVVCRAVGTTVVRKERQRPLGARP
- the ccrA gene encoding crotonyl-CoA carboxylase/reductase, whose translation is MFAQVVRQDRFGDPRTAFQIEQVAVPEIRPDEVLIRVMAAGVNFNNVWAARGVPIDVIASRQRAGEPWDFHIGGSDASGVVQAVGSAVTNVHADDEVIVHPGYWDAEDPWVKSGRDPMVNGRIWGYDTNFGSFAEFCVAQGHQVLPKAEHLTWEEAAAPTLVGTTAYRMLHGWRGHEVKRGDVVLVWGGSGGLGGQAVQLCRLAGARAVAVVSSDERGEYCKRLGAAGYVDRKQFNHWGVPPHWDDAQGQKAWTGEARRFGKAIWEALGERRNPAIVFEHPGEETIPISIFVCEEGGMVVICAGTTGYSAMVDVRYLWVRQKRFQGSHGCNDEQAIAYNDLVRAGKIDPCLGRVVKFEEVGQVHHEMGEGSAPAGNTVVLVGAAQPGLGRRSDKIVAD